CGTGTGCAGATCGAGTCCGAACGCGGTGATGCCCGCGTGTTTCGGCACCGACGAGTCGCTGCGTGCGAGCAGCAGGCCCCGGCGCGCGTAGTGACCCCGACTCGTCCACACCTTCTGCCCGTCGACGACCCACTCGTCGCCGTCGGCGCGCGCTCGGGTCGCGAGCCCCGCGAGGTCGGATCCCGCGCCGGGCTCGGAGAAGAGCTGGCACCAGATCTCGCGGCCGTCCTTGATCGTCGGGAGCCAGCGGGCGCGCTGCTCGTCGTCGCCGTGCTCGAGCAGTGTCGGGCCGACGAGCGCGAGGCCGACGAGGAAGGGATACAGGTCGGGGACGGCGCAACGCCCGAGCTCCCGCTGGATCATCGCGAGCCGCTCACCGTGCGCGCCCATGCCGCCGTGCTCGACCGGCCACGTCGGCACCGCCCAACCGCCGTCGGCGAGCGCGCGCAGGTACGCGCGGCCGGCTTCGAGATCGTCGCGGCCGGCACCGAGCACCGTCGTGGGCGCGGCGTCGTCGCGCGGCTGCACTCGTGCCGCCAGCGCGGCCCGCACTGCGGAGCGTTCGTCGTCGCTCACTGCGCGTCGCTCACGAGCGCGGCGATCTCGTCGCGCAGCGGACCCTTCTGCACCTTGCCGCTCGGAGTGCGCGGGAGCTCGGCGCGCAGCTCGAGTCGTTCCGGACGCTTGAAGCGAGCGAGGCCCGCGGCGACGACGTGCTCCGCGAGCGCGTCGAGGGTCGGTGGCGCGTCGCCGCGCGGGATGACGAACGCACAGATGCGCTCGCCCATCGTTCGATCGGGCACCGCGACGACCGCGCAGTCGGCGACCGCGGGATGGCTCAACAGCGCGTGCTCGACCTCCGCGGCGGAGATGTTCTCGCCGCCGCGGATGACGATGTCCTTCAAGCGGTCGACGATCGTGACGTAGCCGTCGACGTAGGTCGCGAGGTCGCCGGTGCGGAACCAACCGCCGTCGGCGAACGCGGTCGCGTCGAGGTCGGCGTCGAGGTAGCCGCTGAACATCTCAGGCCCGCGCGCCCACAGCTCGCCGGCGTGGCCGGGCTTCACGTCGATGCCCGTCGCGGCGTCGACGATTCGCAGCTCGGCCGGTCCGATGAGCACGCCGTCGTTCGTCGCCTGGCGCTCGGGGTCGTCGCCGAGCCGGCCGGTCGTGAGCGTCGGATACTCCGTCGATCCGTACGTGCGCTTGCACCAACAGCCGCTGGGTCCGCCGAAGCGCGCCGCGCCCTCGCGCACGGTCGCGGGCGCGACCCCCGCGCCGCCGAGCGACAGGAGGCGCACGCTGCTCGTGTCGGCCGTCGCGAAGTCGGAGTGATCGATCATCGAGCGTACGAACACGGGCGTGCTGATCATCACCGAGATGCGCTCTCGTGCGACGAGCGCCAGCGCGGCGCCCGGCTCCCACACGTCCATGAGGATCGCGGGCACGCCGAGGCCGAGCGGCATGATGACGCCGTAGGTGAACCCCGCGACGTGCGTCATGGGCATCGGAAGCAGTTGCCGGTCGTCGCGTGTGAACGCGTGCGCGTCGCCGAGACTGTCGGCTTCTTGTCGTAGTGATTGGTGCGTGTGGACGACGCCCTTCGGTTGCGACGTCGTGCCCGACGTCCAGAGGATCAGCGCGGGATCGTCGGCGCGCGCGGTGTGGGTGTCGGTCGTCCGTTCGTCGACGGTCTTCAGCATCGCGTCGAGCTCACCGTC
This is a stretch of genomic DNA from Acidimicrobiia bacterium. It encodes these proteins:
- a CDS encoding AMP-binding protein, translated to MRMPAGPPVPNAIRATWRAAGAWTDETLLDRLHANAGRDADRELVVDRATRLTGAQLRAGAARVAGALRADGIGPGDVVAYQLPNWWESVALAWGILTVGAIASPLTPTLRHAEVGFVLDATKAKLAVVPREFRGFDHPQMLRDLEFSGTTWIARDGELDAMLKTVDERTTDTHTARADDPALILWTSGTTSQPKGVVHTHQSLRQEADSLGDAHAFTRDDRQLLPMPMTHVAGFTYGVIMPLGLGVPAILMDVWEPGAALALVARERISVMISTPVFVRSMIDHSDFATADTSSVRLLSLGGAGVAPATVREGAARFGGPSGCWCKRTYGSTEYPTLTTGRLGDDPERQATNDGVLIGPAELRIVDAATGIDVKPGHAGELWARGPEMFSGYLDADLDATAFADGGWFRTGDLATYVDGYVTIVDRLKDIVIRGGENISAAEVEHALLSHPAVADCAVVAVPDRTMGERICAFVIPRGDAPPTLDALAEHVVAAGLARFKRPERLELRAELPRTPSGKVQKGPLRDEIAALVSDAQ
- a CDS encoding acyl-CoA dehydrogenase family protein, whose product is MSDDERSAVRAALAARVQPRDDAAPTTVLGAGRDDLEAGRAYLRALADGGWAVPTWPVEHGGMGAHGERLAMIQRELGRCAVPDLYPFLVGLALVGPTLLEHGDDEQRARWLPTIKDGREIWCQLFSEPGAGSDLAGLATRARADGDEWVVDGQKVWTSRGHYARRGLLLARSDSSVPKHAGITAFGLDLHT